The following DNA comes from Desulfobacterales bacterium.
ACATCCGCCAAAGAGAGTGTTTTTTTCTTCTCCCCGATCTCCAAATCGACATTATGCTCGATCGGCAACCCATGACAGTCCCAGCCCGGAACATAAACCGCATCATAGCCTGCCATCTGCTTGGACCGCACGATGATGTCTTTCAGAATTTTGTTCAAGGCGGTGCCAATATGGATGTTGCCATTGGCATATGGCGGCCCGTCGTGCAAAATAAACGGCTCCCGACCTTTGGATGAATTTCGGACGTGTTGGTGCAGATCCACCTTGTCCCACTGCTTAAGTTGTTCCGGCTCTCGCTTCGAAAGATTGGCTTTCATCGGAAAACGGGTCTTCGGAAGGTTAAGCGTCTTTTTATAATCCATGCATTCCTCCGATTTTTATTTTCGGATTAACCTATATCGAGCGTGTACAATATTAAGAAGAGATCAATTATATCTAATTTTGTACAAATTTTGTGTGTTATAATTCTACGATTGATGGCCGCAGGATCAGGGCAACGGTTTGAACAATCCATTTCGTTTTTTTAATTAGAAACCCTTTGGTTTTCGCTTTCAGCTTTCGACTTCCCATCCACTGATGCAGGCTGCTGCGGAGGACGGGCGCTCTTTGAGCTTGGGGCTTCAGTAAATAGCTTCCGTTTTCGCTCTGCCGAGCTTGGGGCTTCCGTCTTCGCATTGGCATGCTATGCCGGGACAAGTCGACCCCACAAGTCGCCGCGACACAACGCCGGGGCAGGTCGCCCCGGCACGGTGGCAATCCGCCGTAGGCGGATCAATCCTGCCAATCACTCCAGTTAGGATTAAACTAAGTTTTTTACTTGGATTGCCAAATCCTGTCAAGCAAATACCATTAGCGGTGCTATTCGCAGATGCGGATTGAACCATTCGGGCCGCGCTGTCCATCTGCGGTTATTCAGAAAAATGCCGGAAACAGTTTCAGCAGGATTTGATCGGCAAGGTGGGGGTGTCGACTGTGGCGTTTGATGCCGCAGCAGACGATCATGATCCATACAGACAGTTAGATCGAGGTCTCAACATCATTGGCGATATCCAGCAAATAGCGCCCATAATCATTCTGGACCAATCGCTGAGCAAGGTTTTCAAGTTGCTTTTTGCTGATATATCCCAAGCGAAAAGCCAGCTCCTCAACACAGGCAATTTTAAGTCCCTGGCGTTCCTGGATGGCCTGAACGTAACTTGCCGCCTGTTGCAATGCCTCATGGGTTCCGGTGTCCAACCAGGCATATCCGCGTCCTAAAAGCTCTACTCTGAGTCTACCCTGTTGCAAATACGCCATATTGACATCGGTGATCTCAAGCTCGCCGCGTTTGGACGGCTTAAGGTGATGGGCAATGTCAATGACATCGTTATCATAAAAATACAATCCGGGAACGGCATAATTGGACTTCGGTTGTTGGGGTTTTTCTTCGATTCCGATAACGTTGCCACTAGCATCGAAATCGACAACGCCATAGCGCTGGGGATCTTTTACCGGATATCCAAAAATTAAGCCGCCGCGCTTTAACTGAACTGCCTTGCTCAAGATCATTGATAAATTGGGACCATAAAATATATTGTCTCCCAGAATGAGCGCCACGGGATCACTTCCGATAAATTCCTTTCCAATAATGAACGCCTGTGCCAGTCCTTCGGGGCGCGGTTGTTCTTTGAAAGTAAAAGACAAGCCCAACTGGGACCCATCGCCCAAAATTCTTTTGAAAATCGGCAGGTCATCCGGAGTCGAGATCAACAAAATTTCTTTGATACCGGACAGCATCAACACAGACAGAGGATAATAAATCATCGGTTTATCATAAACCGGTAATAGTTGTTTACTGACCCCCAGAGTAATGGGAAACAGTCTGGAACCGGATCCACCCGCTAAAATGATGCCTTTCATCATAGTGACGTCCTGCTTAGAATATTTTTTGGCGTTGAGTGCAGCAATATCAGCGTTGCCATCAGGACGGCTGCATTACCACAGAGCCTACTGCCAAATAAGTGTAGTCTTTAGACACGAGTTCATCATAATCCGGAATCATGCGGCGGCCGTCCATAATCAGGTAGGGAGGGGTCACGGTATCTTCAATGGTTCGTGAAAATCCACGAAATTCCTCACAATCTGAAGATATAAAGAGCGCCTGGGTGTCCTTAATGGCATCTTTGGCCGAATCAAAATATTTAATTTTATCAAATAATACGTTTTGGGAAGGATCAAACTCCTGCCGGGCTGATTCATTGGCCAATGGATCATAGGCATTGATTTGGGATACGCCTTTTCCGAGTAATGCTTCGACAACTTTGATAGATGATGCATCGCGCATATCGTTGGTGTGTTTTTTGAAAGCCAGTCCCAACACTGCCACGCTTTTATTGTTAAATTTGAAACCGGCCTCATTGATGGCACGATCAACCAGATACACTTTCTGGAATTCGTTGACCTCAAAAGAAGCCTCCAGCATTTTGGTGCTGACATTCATTCGTCGCAACTGAAAAATTAAGGAGGCAATATCTTTTCCGAAACAGCTGCCGCCGGCGCCATTGCTGACAAATGAGCCCCAGGTGCTGATGCGGTCGTCAGCCGTGACACCCATTCGAAGGTCATCAATATTCACATTTGCGATTTTTTCACCGATCTTGGCGCCCACACCGTTCCAAAATGAGATGTAAGTCAACAACATGGTGTTGGCGACGTATTTTATCGCCTCGGCAGTTTCAGGCGTGGTCTCAATGTATTTGATGCGAACGTGATGTACAAATTGCGAATAGACACGGCGTAGAATTTTAAAATCTTCTTCATGGTCGCAGCCCACAACCACGCGATCTGGCCTGCGGGCCTGATTCACAGCGGTTCCTTCGGCTAAAAATTCAGGATTGGAAGCCACGCCAAAATTCTCTACACCGCAGTTTTTCATAATTCCTTCCAAGCGTCTGGCGGTCTCAATGGGTACCGTGCTCTTGCTGACCAACACGATGCGACGGTTATCTTTCCGAGTCGCTAAAATCCCAGCAATTTGCTCGGCGGCAGCATCAAAATAGGTCAAATTGGTAGAGCCGTCCAGATTAGAAGGTGTCGGCAGACATAAAAATATGGCATCAGTACCTTCGATGATCGACTTCAAGTCACTGGAAAAAAATAGGGATTTACCGTGGGTTTCACGAATAATATTGGACAAACCGGGCTCCATCACAAATTTTTCGATTTCATCAGCCTGACCGGTGGAAAATGCATCGATCTTGGCTTGATCGACATCATAGGCGTATACCTCGTGACCGTATTCCGAGCACACAGCAGCCTGAACAAGTCCGACATACCCGGTTCCCGCAACAATAAGTTTCATATTCACCTCTTATCTTATTTTTTTAAACCTGTCCGAAACAAGTCCAGCACTAAAACCAAACGGGTCAATATTCTGGGGGGGAAATTTTATATGAGTGCTGCCCAAATTCGCTGATTTCCTTGTGCTTAGTAAACACCCAGATCTCTTAATAGATCATTGATGCCGAGTTTTTGAAGTTTGAGCCTTAAAAATTCTGAAATCGTCGGCTGGACAGGCCTCACTTTGAGGAACATATTGGCTTCTCTAGGCGTCTGATGGCCTTTCTTGATATTGCAGGGTTTGCAGGCCGCCACACAATTTTCAAAAGTGGATTTACCGCCTCTGGATTTAGGAATAATATGATCTATGGTAAGACGAATTCGTTGGGCTCCACAATAAGCGCATTTAAATCCATCTCGGATAAAAACGTTCTTTTTGCAAAAGGCAACCCCTGTTCGATATATGGTGCGGATCAGTTTGATCAAACGCATAACCGCCGGGATTTTAAAAATAGCGCCACTGGAACTTCTTACCGTTTTGGTAGAATCCTTTAAAACCTCAACCTTGCCTTTCGCCTGCAAGCAAATGGCGCGTTTCCAGTGAACAACATTCAGATACGTATAATCTGCATTTAGTAAAATGCAATGTGTCATCCCGTGCTCCATGTTCTAGTACTTGGCTAACATTTCCAGGCAGTTACCTCCATTTGGCAGTTGCCAAACGCTAAGGATCGCCCACAACTCTCATGTTAAAAATTTTAATATAGCCAACGTCAAAAATCAATCCCATATTGCGGTTTGCAGAATATTGTCATAATTACAGCTTAATGCTGGACGTTAAAATGCAGATGTCTCGTCTGAAGCCGGCAAAGGTAATCAGGTTAAGCCCGTTACCCGCTTGTCCGCCTCCGGTGGGTTAGCCGGTTAACTCGATCAGATGTTAGTCTGATTTTAACAGGCCTGATCCCGTATCACCAGGACCTGCAGCCCGCCCAGCGGGCTAACCGGACAACCCAAATAAATTGCGATCATGAAACATTTTGATTTGCTCGCCCCCATTTACGATTCCCTGGCCGGCAAACCCGATACAACCCGATTCAAACGGCTGTTGGCCCTGCCCTGCAAGGGTCTTTTGCTGGATGCCGGTGGGGGGACTGCCAGGGTATCATCTCGCTTAAGCAGTCTGATCGAACATATAGTCGTCAGTGATCTGTCTTATCGTATGTTGAGGCAGGCCAGCCACAAGCCAGTTCTTCTTGTTGGATCGCGGGTCGAACAACTGCCGTTTGCAGATGAATCTTTTGATCGTATTCTTGTTGTCGATGCACTGCATCATTTTAGCGATCAGCAGGGGGCCATTCGTGATCTATTACGCGTTTTAAAATGCGGCGGCCGCCTGGTGATAGAGGAGTATGACTTGACGCACACCGGTGTTAAGCTGCTGGCTCTGGCTGAAAAAATCCTGGGGATGGGCAGCCGGTTTTTAAAATCCGCTGACATGGAAAAAATGATCAGCCTAGATGGCGTATCTGTAACCATTGAGCGCCCCAACTGCTTTACCACCTGGATCATCGCCGATAAAAAATGAAAACATCCAATAATCGTTTGATCCTGCCCGCAGGTGCTAGCGGCACCGGCTGGTGATGGTTGAACCCATCTTAGGGGTATTAGTTGGTTTCACAATCGACCACCAAAGAGCATTCTTCGTCTTTATCAGTATAAACCGTAATCTCTTGGTCGCTTGAGATCGGTGATTCTTCAAGGTACAACACTTCGTCATGCGTAAAACAGGCCCTGCGAATAAAGTTTATAATCGTGTTTTCGCCTTTGATGAACCTGTAGCTTTCAGCGTCCTTTACCACCAAAACCGGCACGCTTTTGATCTCCAGCACGTTAAGAATCAATCGGTTAATTTCAGGGGCAAAGTGCGGATTGAGTTCAAGCCCTGTGAGTTCCAATGATGTGATGGTATCAATAGGATTCAAATATAAATCACAGCTATTACAATTGTTGAGTGTTTCAATCACGTTTTGACAATGCGGGCAATCAGACGAAAATATCAGAAAGATCTGTTTGCTTGGCGATGAGCAGGATTTAACGCCGTAAGATGCGTTTTTCAGTGAATAGGTTTTTGATTTTGCGCTGATGGGAAAAAACGTTAGGATTGAAAATGACAGCGCCACGGCAGATAAAACAGCAAAACCGATAGCCAGCTGTCGCAAGCCGTAGAGCATATTCAACAAAATCATAAACGCAAATATCATCAAACAATAGGCGCAGATCGTATGGGCAATCAATATTTGATATGCCATCAGGGCTGAATCAAAAACCAAACCCGAGACCAGTACCAGCCCAATGACATCAATATCAAATAGCATTTTGGGCTTTAAATTGAACGACAGCCAAAAGACCAATTGAAAAAATATCAAGCCTGCGATGTTCAAATAAAGCGGCGATATCGAGGCTAAGCCTTTAACCACCTCGCACCCGTCGTTTAAACAAATCCCAGCACCGCTGATAATGGTTATCAGGATTTGGAGCGCAATGATCACACTGGCGCCGAATGCAACCCCTCGAATGATTTTGTATTTTGTTTTTGATTCCGTCATAAAGTAATTTCGGTACCGGCCTCTCTGTTTACAGCCGACCCAATCGCTTCGATCGATGTGATCACTGCGCGTTTGCCCCCGTTGTGCACAAACTGAACCGCCGCTTCAACTTTAGGCCGCATCGATCCAGCAGCAAAATGTCCTTCAGCAATCAATTGGGCAGCTGATTGTACGTTTAAATCGCGTAAAAATACTTCCTCAGCAGTTCCATAGTTCAAGGCAACGCCATCCACATCGGTTGCAATCACGAAGATGTCAACGCCGACCTCTTCGGCCAGCTTGGCGCTGGCCAGATCTTTATCGATGACAGCATCAACGCCTTGAAACGCCCTGCCCTCCCGTACCACAGGAATACCGCCTCCTCCGCAGCAAATGACGATAAAATCGGAATTGATGAGCTTCTTTATTTCGCGTTTTTCAATGATGGTCACCGGCTTGGGCGAGACCACCACGCGCCGGAGGCCTTTGGCGGTTTTAACGATCGGATAGCCGGATGGCACATCTTTTTCCGATTTGTAAACCGGTCCGATTGGTTTGGTTGGATGAGAAAAGGCTGGATCATCTTCATGAACCACCACGTAAGTAATCAGACTGATCAACGGCTTGATGTGGACCCCCAAATCCATCAGTTGGCTGTCCAGAGTCGACTCAATCATGTATCCGATCTGGCCCTGGGTTTGGGCAACTAAAATTTCAAGCGGCAGTTTCGGTACTTCAGCGCAGCTTTCCTGCTGAAGTAAAAGGTTGCCAACCTGTGGGCCGTTGCCGTGGGTAATAATAACTCGGTAGTCCTGTGAAAGCCTGGCGATTTGCCGAATGGGCAGCACCAGATTCTTAAATTGTTGCGCGACAGAGCCTTTTTCACCCTTACGGATGAGTGCATTGCCACCCAAGGCAATCAGAAGTACCGGTCTAAGTAAATCTTTCATTTTGCTCTTGCCTTGTCCCTAAAAATAATATCATTGGCCAGCCTCTGGCTGCTGGCTTCTTGCTCCTGGCGACTTGATTCTGGCAACTGGCTACTGGCGCTCCTGATAACATAATGCACAATCGGAGCACAA
Coding sequences within:
- the rfbA gene encoding glucose-1-phosphate thymidylyltransferase RfbA, with the translated sequence MKGIILAGGSGSRLFPITLGVSKQLLPVYDKPMIYYPLSVLMLSGIKEILLISTPDDLPIFKRILGDGSQLGLSFTFKEQPRPEGLAQAFIIGKEFIGSDPVALILGDNIFYGPNLSMILSKAVQLKRGGLIFGYPVKDPQRYGVVDFDASGNVIGIEEKPQQPKSNYAVPGLYFYDNDVIDIAHHLKPSKRGELEITDVNMAYLQQGRLRVELLGRGYAWLDTGTHEALQQAASYVQAIQERQGLKIACVEELAFRLGYISKKQLENLAQRLVQNDYGRYLLDIANDVETSI
- a CDS encoding nucleotide sugar dehydrogenase; amino-acid sequence: MKLIVAGTGYVGLVQAAVCSEYGHEVYAYDVDQAKIDAFSTGQADEIEKFVMEPGLSNIIRETHGKSLFFSSDLKSIIEGTDAIFLCLPTPSNLDGSTNLTYFDAAAEQIAGILATRKDNRRIVLVSKSTVPIETARRLEGIMKNCGVENFGVASNPEFLAEGTAVNQARRPDRVVVGCDHEEDFKILRRVYSQFVHHVRIKYIETTPETAEAIKYVANTMLLTYISFWNGVGAKIGEKIANVNIDDLRMGVTADDRISTWGSFVSNGAGGSCFGKDIASLIFQLRRMNVSTKMLEASFEVNEFQKVYLVDRAINEAGFKFNNKSVAVLGLAFKKHTNDMRDASSIKVVEALLGKGVSQINAYDPLANESARQEFDPSQNVLFDKIKYFDSAKDAIKDTQALFISSDCEEFRGFSRTIEDTVTPPYLIMDGRRMIPDYDELVSKDYTYLAVGSVVMQPS
- a CDS encoding HNH endonuclease, with product MTHCILLNADYTYLNVVHWKRAICLQAKGKVEVLKDSTKTVRSSSGAIFKIPAVMRLIKLIRTIYRTGVAFCKKNVFIRDGFKCAYCGAQRIRLTIDHIIPKSRGGKSTFENCVAACKPCNIKKGHQTPREANMFLKVRPVQPTISEFLRLKLQKLGINDLLRDLGVY
- a CDS encoding class I SAM-dependent methyltransferase, producing MKHFDLLAPIYDSLAGKPDTTRFKRLLALPCKGLLLDAGGGTARVSSRLSSLIEHIVVSDLSYRMLRQASHKPVLLVGSRVEQLPFADESFDRILVVDALHHFSDQQGAIRDLLRVLKCGGRLVIEEYDLTHTGVKLLALAEKILGMGSRFLKSADMEKMISLDGVSVTIERPNCFTTWIIADKK
- the arcC gene encoding carbamate kinase, whose amino-acid sequence is MKDLLRPVLLIALGGNALIRKGEKGSVAQQFKNLVLPIRQIARLSQDYRVIITHGNGPQVGNLLLQQESCAEVPKLPLEILVAQTQGQIGYMIESTLDSQLMDLGVHIKPLISLITYVVVHEDDPAFSHPTKPIGPVYKSEKDVPSGYPIVKTAKGLRRVVVSPKPVTIIEKREIKKLINSDFIVICCGGGGIPVVREGRAFQGVDAVIDKDLASAKLAEEVGVDIFVIATDVDGVALNYGTAEEVFLRDLNVQSAAQLIAEGHFAAGSMRPKVEAAVQFVHNGGKRAVITSIEAIGSAVNREAGTEITL